The segment CACATGAGTCGCTGCTTTAAGAAAAAACATTCTCTGTTTACTTTTTAACAGCACCAGACTACTTTGGATCTATCCCAATTCTCATTCGTTTCTCTACCGAGGGCTGCGCCATGGCGATCTGTCGAGCATGTAAACAGGAAATCCCTGACGGAGCGACCAAATGCCACCTCTGTCAATCACATCAAACCTGGTATCGAAATCCGATGGTGATCAGTCAGCTGTTTACGCTGCCGATGTTCATCGTGCTTTATATCTTCATTCTTCGACCGACATGGCATTCGAAAGACTTCGAAGATTACCGCGATCAGTTCACTGTCGACCAGGTCTCGACGACCGGTTCGACCGATCGTCACCTCACTTATAAGATCACCAATAATACGGACTACAAGTGGGAAAACGTTTCGTACGAGATCGCGATGAAGAAGGGGGCGCAATTGTTGTCAGTGGAGAATGGAACAGAATACTCCTGGGTCATTCGACCGAACGGTGAAGCGCTGGTAACGGCCTATGTGATGAATCCTCCAGTCGGAACAGACACCTATGAATTCCATATCACCGACATGAAGACCAATCGATTTTGATTATCATTCACGAGGAAATCGACTACGAGAAAGAAGGAACACAGACGTTACAAATAGCTATCCATTGACAGCGTGCCATAAAGTGTCAAATCCTTTGCTAGCAAGCATAGCCCAGACATGGCAGTTATGATTAGAGAACGAGTCTCTACATTCGAAGGCATTAGGTCGAAATCATGAATGAGATCAGAAAAATCGGGCTCGAAATGCAGGATGGAACATTCAGAAACCAATGAAAACGCAATCTATCTTTGAGATCCAATACGATTCCTTGAACTATCGCTATTTAAAGTTGACGTCTCACGTTCGCTCTGGGTATCCATTATCGTATGGAAGGCCGCTGGTAGAGACTCCAGATTGGTCATTTTGTTACCTGTCTCTCGAAGAGGATGTCGCCGACGAATTCGAACTGATGGAAATCGATGATGGTGGCGATCCTGTACTGGCTGAACGTCGATTTCAGGCAGGCGTAGCCGACTGTACCTTCCCGCTCGGTTTCGTAGCCCCTATCTTTTCCACTCGCGCTAAAGAAATTCTTGCTCATGTGTTTGAACAAACGGGACAGCTTTTCCCCGTTCAGGTCGAAAGCGAGACATTTTATGTATTCAATTGCACGCGACTTCTCGATGCTGTCGATTCTGCAACTAGTGAAGTCCGTTATACGGAAGGAGGACGCCCAGTCGATTTCATTCGTTTGAATTTCAAAGAAGACGTCCTTACTGGCGAAACGCTGTTCAAGACACGTTGGCCGCCGCCTCCGGAATCGATCACGGGCGTAGACTATTCTGAAATCTCTCCCCCGCTGAAACTGTTCGCGACGCAGACTTTTGTGGATCTGGTCAGTAAAAATGAATTAACGAGATT is part of the Polystyrenella longa genome and harbors:
- a CDS encoding imm11 family protein; translated protein: MKTQSIFEIQYDSLNYRYLKLTSHVRSGYPLSYGRPLVETPDWSFCYLSLEEDVADEFELMEIDDGGDPVLAERRFQAGVADCTFPLGFVAPIFSTRAKEILAHVFEQTGQLFPVQVESETFYVFNCTRLLDAVDSATSEVRYTEGGRPVDFIRLNFKEDVLTGETLFKTRWPPPPESITGVDYSEISPPLKLFATQTFVDLVSKNELTRFDFIPVT